From Acidobacteriota bacterium, one genomic window encodes:
- a CDS encoding VWA domain-containing protein yields the protein MFKRLSGFGLLFFFAIGVSAQNNQITVRPTPQDDKDVVRISTNLIQLDVSVTDKKGNPITDLKPEEVEIYENGKLQRISNFAFTPGMRTVDSKNPKKDSAGTPVVVLPSAPIRPEQVRRTIALVVDDLTLSFGSTVWVREALKKFVDEQMQEGDLVAIIRTGAGVGALQQFTADKRQLQAAINRVKFNSGGLGSLAFFNPLSTSMSETVVNADPRFSLTIDPDPPEGLRSDDSAARNFNEFRENIFASGTLGALNFIVRGMRELPGRKSVILLSDGLSLVTRDGSGRPESSRIYTAMQHLIDFANRASVVFYTIHAPGLIAPGFDAEDDLGKLGRQTGVQASTILLNERLNKIDDSQQGLRYLADETGGLAYFNQNDINTGIRRVLNDQSYYLIGYEPDSDTFNDKQSRYNKFDVKVKREGAQVRFRSGFFGISEEQIVKPKLSVTDAMIGALTSPFAVNDIDVKMNAIFAGDAKQAAFVRTVINVDANDLTFKKLPDGRLRTDFDIVAITLNDVGKIMDERPKNFVLTFDDEQYKKFIERGLVTTFSLPIKKPGAYSVRLAVRDVATERVGSANQFIEVPDLKKNNLTLSGMALENVPFDTWVKIASLPDADTAGAGDSLWDTSARRFKAGSVLRFAYQIHNAKMAGSKAALNYNLKLYSGRDVVFETGKKPITRLNAESPKMISAVGGIKLGESLTPGDYILQVDVIDGGANVRTVTQFIQFEIVE from the coding sequence ATGTTCAAGCGTTTGTCAGGATTCGGGCTCCTGTTTTTTTTCGCCATCGGCGTTTCTGCCCAAAACAACCAGATCACGGTGCGCCCTACTCCGCAAGATGATAAGGATGTCGTCCGTATCTCAACTAACCTCATTCAGCTCGACGTAAGCGTCACCGACAAAAAGGGAAATCCGATCACCGATCTAAAACCGGAAGAGGTTGAGATCTATGAGAACGGAAAACTGCAAAGGATCTCGAATTTTGCGTTTACTCCAGGAATGCGGACGGTGGATAGCAAGAATCCGAAAAAAGACTCGGCCGGAACCCCTGTAGTGGTGCTTCCGTCTGCCCCGATACGGCCTGAGCAGGTTCGGCGGACGATCGCGTTAGTCGTTGACGATCTGACTTTATCCTTCGGCAGCACTGTATGGGTTCGCGAGGCTTTGAAAAAGTTTGTTGACGAACAGATGCAGGAGGGCGATCTGGTCGCGATCATTCGAACTGGAGCGGGCGTCGGAGCTCTCCAGCAATTTACCGCAGATAAGCGACAGCTACAGGCCGCTATCAACCGCGTGAAGTTCAATTCGGGCGGGCTTGGTTCGCTGGCTTTTTTCAACCCGCTCAGCACCAGCATGAGCGAGACTGTTGTAAATGCCGACCCACGGTTCAGCCTTACCATCGATCCCGATCCCCCCGAAGGTCTGAGAAGCGATGACTCCGCCGCGAGAAATTTCAACGAATTTCGTGAAAATATCTTTGCCAGCGGTACGCTTGGGGCCCTCAACTTCATTGTGCGGGGAATGAGGGAGCTACCCGGACGTAAGTCCGTGATCTTGCTTTCAGACGGCCTAAGCCTTGTAACCCGGGATGGAAGTGGCCGCCCGGAATCTTCTCGCATCTATACCGCTATGCAGCATCTGATCGATTTTGCGAATCGAGCTTCGGTAGTGTTTTATACGATTCACGCTCCGGGCCTCATCGCTCCCGGTTTCGATGCGGAAGATGACCTCGGCAAGCTCGGCCGTCAAACCGGTGTGCAGGCCTCGACGATCTTGCTGAACGAGCGGTTGAACAAGATCGACGACTCGCAGCAGGGGCTTCGATATCTAGCGGATGAGACAGGCGGACTCGCTTATTTTAATCAAAACGACATCAACACGGGCATTAGACGTGTACTAAATGATCAGTCCTATTATCTTATCGGCTACGAGCCGGATAGCGACACCTTTAACGACAAACAGAGTCGCTACAATAAGTTTGACGTCAAGGTTAAACGCGAAGGTGCTCAGGTGCGTTTTCGCAGTGGTTTCTTTGGGATAAGCGAAGAGCAGATCGTAAAGCCGAAGCTGTCCGTAACGGATGCGATGATCGGTGCACTGACATCGCCCTTTGCGGTCAACGACATCGATGTGAAGATGAACGCCATCTTTGCCGGTGACGCGAAACAGGCCGCCTTCGTTCGCACCGTGATCAACGTAGATGCGAACGACCTGACATTCAAAAAACTTCCCGACGGAAGGCTTCGAACGGATTTTGATATCGTTGCGATCACGCTCAATGACGTTGGCAAGATCATGGACGAACGCCCGAAGAATTTCGTGCTGACATTCGACGACGAGCAGTACAAGAAATTCATCGAACGCGGCCTCGTCACCACATTTTCGCTGCCTATTAAAAAACCGGGAGCGTATTCCGTGCGTCTTGCAGTCCGTGACGTTGCGACCGAACGCGTCGGCTCGGCTAACCAGTTTATCGAGGTTCCGGACCTAAAGAAAAATAACCTGACACTCTCGGGAATGGCACTCGAAAACGTTCCGTTCGACACGTGGGTAAAGATCGCTTCGCTGCCCGATGCTGACACTGCCGGGGCGGGAGATTCATTGTGGGATACCTCGGCTCGCCGCTTCAAGGCGGGCTCGGTACTGCGGTTCGCGTATCAGATCCACAATGCCAAGATGGCGGGATCGAAGGCAGCTCTGAACTATAATTTAAAGCTGTACAGCGGCCGCGATGTCGTTTTTGAGACCGGCAAAAAGCCGATCACAAGGCTGAATGCCGAATCTCCGAAGATGATCTCGGCCGTCGGCGGCATAAAGCTTGGGGAAAGCCTCACGCCGGGTGACTACATCCTTCAGGTAGACGTGATAGATGGCGGCGCGAACGTACGGACGGTGACGCAGTTCATCCAATTTGAGATAGTAGAATAG
- a CDS encoding lytic transglycosylase domain-containing protein, whose amino-acid sequence MFQTFVKLNVAILLVSVLFIVGCSAQQTEEQALQSLRQMTSTGKLPPEDFVSNLESRFAGKHTGALAKLLRARIKLEQNDFGGAAAVLNSDVFKKQTKLADYALWLRGKALQSAGNNGEAAAAFGELIRDHPDSIRFRDAKLLWAMSAMASGKAVEIPPMLIDLSEKNDGDALLATAKAYEAQNSQSEAIKYFRRTFFFAAGSPAAKEAEAKLSSMGQPLTPQNAEEQLARADKLLAAKSFAEAAAAYASLASAFPQAVTPEVQVRRITAVSNTPGIADGLNILNSIPASAASEREQAYRQLVLGYAKTKQWVKLRSTVDAMRAAFPTGTLVAKTMIDAGMAARDGKNRTDEAYFFNTAVAAYPNAVEVAVAQFEAGWVQHENNNFALSSQMMVDHLARFADKDTSNRGKAGYWAARDSERAGKTADACALYDGVIYRYSANWYGYLAMSRLSAMKSQGNCRDTTPPNPTVAKAVANLKTVTVAPETAGSKELARAEKSDELSIIGLFDWAIDELNEAKKTAGNSPKINLALARYYRWKGDNTSALVAMQKSYPDYAQMFPEEMDRETWAFFYPLINWNEIKYWAGERRLDPYQVAGLIRQESVFTPSAKSGANAHGLMQLLVPTAQSMARKYVSKTSMVTATALYQPPLNIELGTAYMRDQLDKFGRIEYVAVAYNAGPGRVPQWRATLPAEMDEFVEEIPFKETKAYVQGVIRNSAQYRRLYDENGNFKSNVGARPLRGELESKPRDQFLAENPDAVIEADSN is encoded by the coding sequence ATGTTTCAAACTTTTGTAAAACTTAACGTCGCTATTTTGCTGGTCTCGGTCCTATTCATCGTCGGGTGCTCAGCCCAGCAGACCGAGGAGCAGGCTCTGCAGTCGCTGCGGCAGATGACCAGCACGGGAAAGCTGCCGCCCGAGGATTTTGTTTCAAACCTGGAATCGCGGTTCGCGGGCAAGCACACCGGCGCTCTTGCTAAGCTCCTTCGGGCGCGGATCAAGCTCGAACAAAACGATTTCGGCGGAGCCGCCGCAGTCTTGAACTCGGACGTTTTTAAGAAACAAACCAAGCTCGCCGACTACGCCCTTTGGCTCCGCGGCAAGGCTTTACAGTCTGCCGGCAATAATGGTGAAGCTGCGGCCGCATTTGGCGAACTGATCCGAGATCATCCTGACTCAATACGTTTTCGTGACGCAAAATTGTTGTGGGCGATGTCAGCCATGGCCTCGGGCAAAGCGGTCGAGATCCCGCCAATGCTGATCGATCTGAGTGAAAAAAATGACGGCGACGCGTTGCTCGCCACGGCGAAAGCATACGAGGCTCAGAATTCACAGTCAGAGGCTATCAAGTATTTTCGCCGAACGTTCTTCTTCGCCGCCGGAAGTCCCGCCGCGAAGGAAGCCGAAGCGAAGTTGTCCTCAATGGGCCAGCCGCTGACCCCGCAGAACGCCGAGGAACAGCTCGCCCGGGCCGATAAACTGCTTGCGGCAAAGTCTTTTGCTGAAGCCGCGGCCGCATACGCGAGTCTCGCATCCGCATTTCCGCAAGCCGTGACGCCGGAGGTTCAGGTCAGGCGAATTACCGCGGTTTCGAATACGCCGGGAATCGCAGACGGCCTCAATATTCTAAACTCGATTCCAGCATCAGCCGCATCGGAACGGGAGCAGGCATATCGGCAGCTGGTGCTCGGTTACGCTAAAACCAAACAATGGGTCAAGCTGCGTTCGACCGTCGACGCAATGCGGGCGGCGTTTCCGACCGGCACGCTCGTCGCAAAAACGATGATCGACGCCGGTATGGCGGCTCGCGACGGCAAGAATCGCACGGATGAAGCGTACTTTTTCAACACAGCGGTCGCCGCCTATCCAAATGCGGTCGAGGTTGCGGTTGCTCAGTTCGAGGCCGGTTGGGTTCAGCATGAGAATAATAATTTCGCGTTGTCATCGCAGATGATGGTCGATCACCTCGCGCGTTTTGCTGACAAAGATACGAGTAATCGCGGCAAAGCCGGCTACTGGGCGGCACGCGATTCCGAACGTGCCGGAAAGACTGCGGACGCCTGTGCTCTTTATGACGGTGTCATTTATCGCTATTCCGCAAATTGGTATGGCTATCTGGCGATGAGCAGGCTCTCGGCGATGAAATCACAGGGCAATTGCCGCGACACGACCCCGCCAAATCCAACCGTCGCGAAGGCGGTCGCGAACCTCAAAACGGTCACCGTCGCCCCTGAAACCGCCGGCAGCAAGGAGCTTGCTCGGGCCGAGAAAAGCGATGAACTTTCGATAATCGGGCTATTCGATTGGGCGATCGACGAGCTGAATGAGGCCAAAAAGACCGCCGGCAATAGCCCAAAGATCAATCTCGCCCTTGCCCGCTACTATCGCTGGAAAGGCGACAACACTTCAGCCCTGGTCGCGATGCAGAAGAGTTATCCCGATTACGCACAGATGTTCCCAGAGGAAATGGATCGCGAAACATGGGCTTTCTTTTACCCGCTGATCAACTGGAACGAGATCAAATACTGGGCAGGCGAACGCCGTCTTGATCCGTACCAAGTCGCGGGATTGATCCGGCAGGAATCGGTCTTCACGCCGTCTGCCAAATCAGGTGCCAACGCTCACGGGCTGATGCAGCTGCTCGTTCCGACCGCTCAATCGATGGCGCGCAAATACGTTTCGAAAACGTCGATGGTCACCGCAACCGCACTTTATCAGCCGCCTCTCAATATCGAGCTCGGGACGGCGTACATGCGAGATCAATTAGATAAATTTGGACGCATCGAATACGTTGCCGTCGCCTACAACGCTGGCCCGGGCCGCGTGCCGCAATGGCGTGCGACGCTGCCCGCTGAAATGGACGAATTCGTCGAGGAGATACCGTTCAAGGAAACAAAAGCCTACGTCCAGGGCGTCATCCGCAACTCCGCCCAATACCGCCGCCTGTATGACGAGAATGGCAACTTCAAGTCCAATGTCGGAGCGCGGCCGTTGAGGGGTGAGCTTGAATCCAAACCGCGTGACCAGTTTTTGGCAGAAAATCCTGACGCGGTGATCGAGGCGGACTCGAATTAA
- a CDS encoding class I SAM-dependent methyltransferase — protein sequence MAEWDGYILTDYRFEFLPGSVILDVGCGSGHQLSELQNTEANAFGVDIDQDSLNVCRERGLNIAAGEAERLPYQDEAFDGILCKVVLSYTDDRKAVAEIARTLRPGATAYIVTHGAGYYLTYFLKNRSLATRFYGLRSLVNTMFFSLTGKRLPGFLGDTIYQSERLLSQLYTANGLELTSTSSSKGPFGYPVFIYHKIIRKR from the coding sequence ATGGCCGAATGGGATGGCTACATTCTCACCGATTACCGGTTTGAGTTTTTACCGGGTTCGGTGATCCTGGACGTTGGCTGCGGCTCAGGCCATCAACTCAGCGAGCTGCAGAACACGGAAGCAAATGCTTTCGGCGTTGATATTGACCAAGATTCTCTGAATGTATGCCGCGAGCGCGGATTAAACATCGCCGCAGGCGAGGCTGAAAGACTTCCATACCAAGATGAGGCTTTCGACGGGATCCTGTGCAAAGTGGTTCTCTCCTATACTGACGATCGCAAGGCGGTCGCAGAAATAGCCCGCACGCTCCGGCCCGGGGCCACTGCCTACATTGTTACGCATGGAGCGGGGTATTACCTGACCTATTTCCTAAAGAACCGCTCCCTCGCAACCCGCTTTTATGGGCTGCGCTCGCTGGTCAATACGATGTTTTTCTCGTTAACGGGCAAACGTCTGCCCGGCTTCCTGGGCGATACTATTTATCAGTCGGAAAGGCTCTTGTCGCAGCTCTACACAGCCAACGGGCTCGAGCTAACATCCACTAGTTCGAGCAAAGGCCCGTTCGGATATCCGGTTTTCATTTATCACAAAATAATCCGGAAACGCTAA
- a CDS encoding xanthine dehydrogenase family protein molybdopterin-binding subunit, with the protein MAKKDDSQQLISRRRFIASSVAGAFILTTKFGETAKAQVADDNPKEAPEAAQLGTWLRIGTDESVTMAIGISEMGQGTMTGLAMLLAEDLMVDWAKVKVESNRASPAYGNPLYNSQMTVGSGSIRGYYLPLRKAGATARDMLIAAAAQMWNLSPAICSAANGKVSNTVNSQVLTYGQLASLAAQMPVPVNPTLVPDNALRYIGNDAPRFDIPAKIDGSAIYGMDVRLPDMVYAAVKHCPTFGGTLANTPSTPSGAIAVVPLRVITGTGRGTEATGMVNAVAAVAGDTWSALQAASRVTATWNIPPSSQQLNTDTIFAQAEDMLTNGTADTRIAEVVGNVKRDALYSLHRTTATYYLPYQAHAAMEVLNCTVRITGEGSSRRCEIWAPTQSQSLCVNTAIALTGLPISQIDVYTTFLGGGLGRKFEQDFISQAIQVALAINRPVKFMWSREEDYSRDQYRPMAAIRITAGLDQHNMVKNWYYQNCSPSISLQRRPTSTSVDGQAIEGATTATGLTYSFNSRLVKHLIHPAPIPVGYWRSVGHSINAFAVESMMDELAAAAGVDPYQFRRQHLLNTPRGLAVLDRVAAISNWGGPVPNGRARGIAFSQCFGSIVAQVVELSVVSGQIKLHNIWCVVDCGRAINPDAVKAQIEGGIVHGLNAALWERVTFTAGRSNVRNFNNTRKIKLREMPNLTIELIPTDPNAPIGGIGEPGVPCIAPAIANAYFRLTGNRVRTLPFFPR; encoded by the coding sequence ATGGCGAAAAAAGATGATTCGCAGCAGTTGATCAGCCGCCGACGCTTTATTGCTTCTTCGGTCGCAGGTGCGTTTATACTAACGACAAAGTTTGGCGAGACAGCCAAAGCCCAGGTTGCGGACGATAACCCAAAAGAGGCCCCTGAAGCCGCCCAATTAGGTACATGGCTGCGGATCGGGACTGATGAATCGGTAACGATGGCCATCGGAATATCGGAAATGGGTCAGGGCACTATGACGGGCCTCGCCATGCTGCTTGCCGAAGATCTGATGGTTGATTGGGCAAAGGTCAAGGTGGAATCAAACCGGGCTTCTCCAGCCTATGGCAATCCGCTTTACAATTCCCAGATGACAGTTGGAAGCGGCAGCATCCGCGGGTATTATCTGCCCCTTAGAAAGGCAGGAGCTACCGCCCGTGACATGTTGATCGCGGCGGCCGCTCAAATGTGGAATCTGTCGCCCGCGATCTGTAGTGCTGCAAACGGAAAAGTTTCGAATACGGTCAATAGTCAGGTCCTGACCTACGGTCAATTAGCTTCGCTCGCAGCGCAGATGCCGGTTCCGGTAAATCCAACGCTCGTACCTGATAACGCATTGCGGTACATCGGCAACGACGCACCTCGATTTGATATTCCTGCGAAGATCGATGGCAGTGCGATCTACGGCATGGACGTTCGTCTGCCGGATATGGTCTATGCCGCAGTCAAGCATTGTCCTACTTTTGGCGGGACTCTTGCCAATACTCCATCGACTCCTTCTGGGGCGATCGCCGTTGTTCCGCTGCGGGTTATAACCGGAACAGGCCGCGGAACTGAGGCCACGGGAATGGTCAATGCAGTGGCGGCAGTTGCAGGAGATACGTGGAGCGCTTTGCAGGCCGCTAGTCGGGTGACTGCGACCTGGAATATTCCGCCCTCGTCGCAACAGCTAAATACGGACACCATCTTCGCTCAGGCTGAAGATATGCTTACGAATGGTACGGCGGACACACGTATCGCAGAGGTGGTCGGTAATGTTAAAAGAGATGCACTGTACTCTCTTCATCGCACGACCGCGACGTATTATCTGCCTTATCAAGCTCACGCGGCGATGGAGGTTCTAAATTGTACGGTAAGGATCACGGGAGAGGGAAGCTCGCGGCGATGCGAGATATGGGCACCGACGCAGAGCCAGTCGCTTTGCGTTAACACAGCGATAGCCCTTACGGGATTGCCGATCTCGCAGATCGACGTTTACACGACTTTCCTCGGCGGTGGGCTGGGACGTAAATTTGAGCAGGATTTCATCAGTCAGGCGATACAGGTTGCCCTTGCTATCAATCGGCCGGTCAAGTTTATGTGGTCCCGTGAAGAAGATTACTCCCGAGACCAGTATCGGCCCATGGCGGCGATACGTATCACTGCCGGGCTAGACCAGCACAACATGGTAAAGAACTGGTACTACCAAAACTGTTCTCCGTCTATCTCGCTTCAACGCCGCCCAACCTCTACATCGGTTGACGGCCAGGCGATCGAGGGGGCGACGACCGCTACCGGCCTTACCTATTCATTCAATTCCCGGCTGGTTAAGCACCTCATTCATCCGGCGCCTATCCCGGTCGGCTACTGGCGTTCGGTCGGGCATTCGATAAATGCCTTTGCGGTCGAGAGCATGATGGACGAGCTTGCTGCGGCAGCGGGTGTGGATCCGTATCAATTCCGCCGGCAGCATTTGCTGAATACTCCGCGCGGCCTCGCCGTGCTTGATCGGGTTGCTGCTATTTCGAATTGGGGCGGCCCAGTCCCGAATGGCCGGGCTCGAGGCATCGCATTCTCGCAATGTTTCGGAAGCATCGTTGCCCAGGTGGTTGAACTATCGGTTGTCAGCGGCCAGATCAAGCTGCATAACATCTGGTGCGTGGTCGATTGCGGCCGGGCGATAAACCCCGATGCCGTAAAAGCGCAGATCGAGGGGGGAATCGTGCACGGATTGAACGCGGCTTTATGGGAGCGTGTGACATTTACGGCAGGCCGCTCAAATGTTCGGAACTTCAACAACACCCGGAAGATAAAACTGCGAGAGATGCCAAACCTGACTATCGAGCTGATTCCGACAGACCCAAATGCGCCCATCGGAGGAATTGGCGAGCCGGGCGTTCCCTGCATCGCTCCGGCGATCGCAAACGCGTATTTTCGGCTGACCGGGAATCGAGTGCGAACTCTGCCCTTTTTCCCCCGCTAA
- a CDS encoding (2Fe-2S)-binding protein: MATLNINGTMYQVNVSSDMPLLWVIRDIIGLTGTKYGCGREICGACTVLVNGRAQKSCDYDVGEAVGKTITTIEGLSADRSHPVQQAWIEHQVPQCGFCQPGMIMEIVGELHDGRPKSEIINEVSNICSCGTFQRIRAAILSLD; this comes from the coding sequence ATGGCCACCTTAAATATTAACGGCACGATGTATCAGGTAAATGTTAGTTCTGATATGCCATTACTGTGGGTTATACGCGATATTATCGGCCTAACCGGTACTAAATACGGCTGCGGCCGTGAGATCTGCGGAGCTTGCACGGTCCTTGTCAATGGCCGCGCACAGAAGTCGTGCGATTATGATGTCGGAGAGGCAGTCGGCAAGACGATCACGACTATCGAAGGGCTGTCGGCCGACCGGTCGCATCCGGTCCAACAAGCGTGGATCGAACATCAGGTCCCGCAATGCGGCTTTTGTCAGCCCGGAATGATAATGGAGATCGTTGGAGAACTGCATGACGGCCGCCCGAAATCGGAGATCATAAACGAGGTCAGCAACATTTGTTCCTGCGGCACGTTTCAGCGAATTCGTGCGGCGATCTTAAGTCTCGACTAG
- a CDS encoding (2Fe-2S)-binding protein: protein MAKLSVNRKQYEVDADPSTLMLWVLRDEIGLTGTKFGCGIAQCGACTIHVDGEAKRSCVTPLSSVIGKEITTIEGLSTDLSHPLQKAWIAEDVPQCGYCQSGQIMAAAVLLKNNKKPTDADIEQAMAGIICRCGTYNRIKEAIKQAAINGGK, encoded by the coding sequence ATGGCCAAGCTCAGCGTAAATCGTAAGCAATACGAGGTCGACGCAGATCCAAGCACGCTAATGCTCTGGGTCCTGCGGGACGAGATCGGACTGACGGGGACAAAGTTCGGCTGCGGGATCGCACAATGCGGTGCCTGCACTATTCACGTGGACGGTGAGGCAAAACGCTCGTGTGTGACGCCGTTGAGCTCTGTAATTGGCAAAGAGATCACTACGATCGAAGGCCTCTCGACCGACCTGAGCCATCCGCTGCAGAAAGCCTGGATCGCCGAGGACGTTCCGCAGTGCGGCTATTGCCAATCGGGCCAGATAATGGCTGCGGCGGTCCTTCTCAAGAACAATAAAAAGCCGACCGACGCCGATATCGAACAGGCAATGGCGGGCATCATCTGCCGCTGCGGCACCTATAACCGTATCAAAGAGGCAATTAAACAGGCCGCTATTAATGGAGGTAAATGA
- a CDS encoding xanthine dehydrogenase family protein molybdopterin-binding subunit, producing the protein MTSKTDLDRRSFLKASIIAGGAAVFGFNLPVGIRAAERLGLTNEPIADFQPNAFIKIAKDGRVTVVVGQAEMGQGVFTSLPQIVADELEVDWANVSYESAPADKAFINPAMGMQGTGGSSSVKGLFAPLRKSAATVREMLVAAAAQTWNVAPETCKAESGKIMHSASGRSAAYGDLLEAAAKITPPANPKLKDPKDFKYIGKGVKRLDSPDKVNGKAIYGIDVKVPGMLTATILRSPVIGGKVKAVDDAAAKAIKGVTNVISLEYGVAVVAENFSAARKGRSALKVTWDEGAMAAVSSESIYSTFAAAADKDKGLVAKKTGDVADGKTKAAKTVEAVYWSPFVAHATMEPMTFTADVRKDGAEVWGGVQAQMLVQQTVAATAGVPVDKIKVNTTLLGGGFGRRFEMDYVIDATLLSKAVGKPVKVIWTREDDMQNDVYRPATYNKMSAGIDASGNPIFWHHRVVNDAIMARAGKAFGFILKDDQLDESSFEGAHNLPYAFPNFQCDWVRKDTGVPVGFWRSVGSSHTAFSTECFLDEVAFAAGKDPVSFRLSMLEKHPRHAAVLKLAAEKAGWGKPAEAGIFRGVAVHESFGSYVAQIAEVSVAKDGKVRVHRVVCAVDCGQVVNPNTVAAQMEGGIVYGLTAALYGEITIKDGRVQQKNFTDQKVLRMNEMPKVEVYIVESTEKHGGVGEPGTPPIAPAVVNAIFAATGKRIRTLPIRTADLAAKA; encoded by the coding sequence ATGACAAGCAAAACTGATCTCGACAGACGCTCATTCCTCAAAGCATCCATAATTGCAGGCGGTGCAGCCGTTTTCGGCTTTAACCTGCCGGTTGGAATACGCGCGGCGGAGCGGCTCGGTTTGACGAATGAACCCATCGCCGATTTCCAGCCCAACGCCTTTATCAAGATCGCCAAGGACGGCCGCGTGACAGTCGTCGTCGGCCAGGCGGAAATGGGCCAGGGCGTTTTCACTTCCCTGCCGCAGATCGTTGCCGATGAACTCGAGGTCGACTGGGCAAACGTTTCATACGAATCAGCGCCCGCAGACAAGGCATTCATTAACCCGGCGATGGGAATGCAGGGCACGGGCGGCAGTTCGAGCGTGAAAGGCCTCTTCGCACCGCTCAGAAAATCCGCCGCAACGGTCCGCGAAATGCTGGTTGCGGCTGCGGCCCAAACATGGAATGTCGCTCCCGAGACCTGCAAAGCCGAATCCGGCAAGATCATGCACTCCGCGTCCGGACGTTCTGCCGCTTACGGAGATCTGCTTGAAGCGGCCGCAAAGATCACACCGCCAGCCAACCCGAAGCTTAAGGATCCTAAGGACTTCAAGTACATCGGCAAAGGTGTAAAACGGCTCGATTCACCCGACAAGGTCAACGGAAAAGCGATCTACGGGATCGATGTAAAAGTGCCGGGAATGCTGACCGCCACGATCCTGCGTTCGCCCGTGATCGGCGGCAAGGTCAAAGCCGTCGATGACGCCGCGGCAAAAGCCATCAAAGGCGTTACGAACGTAATTTCACTTGAGTACGGCGTCGCCGTCGTCGCCGAGAATTTTTCGGCCGCAAGAAAAGGCCGAAGTGCTCTCAAGGTTACTTGGGATGAAGGTGCGATGGCCGCAGTTTCGAGCGAATCGATCTATTCAACTTTCGCCGCAGCGGCTGACAAGGACAAAGGCCTCGTCGCGAAGAAAACCGGTGACGTCGCCGACGGAAAAACGAAAGCGGCTAAAACGGTCGAGGCAGTTTACTGGTCACCTTTTGTCGCCCACGCGACGATGGAACCGATGACCTTCACGGCAGACGTCCGCAAGGACGGTGCCGAGGTTTGGGGCGGCGTGCAGGCACAAATGCTCGTACAGCAGACGGTCGCAGCGACGGCGGGCGTTCCTGTAGATAAGATCAAGGTCAACACGACTCTGCTCGGCGGCGGTTTTGGCCGCCGGTTTGAAATGGACTATGTCATCGACGCGACGCTGCTGTCGAAGGCTGTCGGCAAACCGGTCAAGGTCATATGGACGCGCGAGGACGATATGCAGAACGACGTCTATCGCCCGGCGACCTACAACAAGATGTCAGCCGGCATCGACGCGAGCGGCAATCCCATTTTCTGGCATCACCGCGTCGTAAATGACGCGATCATGGCCCGTGCGGGCAAGGCTTTCGGCTTTATCCTGAAGGACGACCAGCTCGACGAGTCATCCTTCGAGGGCGCACATAATCTGCCGTACGCGTTCCCGAATTTTCAGTGTGATTGGGTTCGCAAAGATACCGGCGTTCCGGTCGGATTCTGGCGATCAGTAGGAAGTTCGCACACCGCATTCTCGACCGAGTGCTTTCTGGATGAGGTCGCGTTCGCGGCCGGCAAAGATCCGGTTTCCTTCCGTCTCTCGATGCTCGAAAAACACCCGCGCCACGCGGCCGTATTAAAGCTCGCGGCCGAAAAAGCCGGATGGGGCAAACCTGCGGAAGCCGGAATTTTCCGCGGCGTCGCCGTTCACGAGAGTTTTGGCAGCTACGTCGCACAGATCGCCGAGGTTTCGGTCGCGAAGGATGGCAAGGTTCGTGTTCATCGCGTCGTCTGTGCGGTAGATTGCGGCCAGGTCGTCAATCCGAATACCGTCGCAGCCCAGATGGAAGGCGGCATCGTTTATGGGCTGACTGCGGCACTTTACGGCGAGATCACGATCAAAGACGGCCGCGTCCAGCAAAAGAACTTTACGGACCAAAAAGTGCTTCGCATGAACGAAATGCCAAAGGTCGAGGTCTACATTGTGGAGAGCACAGAGAAACACGGCGGCGTTGGCGAACCCGGTACCCCGCCGATCGCTCCGGCAGTGGTAAATGCAATATTTGCCGCGACTGGCAAGCGTATTAGAACCTTGCCGATCAGGACGGCTGATCTGGCAGCAAAAGCGTGA
- a CDS encoding VOC family protein, with amino-acid sequence MTFKNAWGYKGDAMNLPVADIDNALSFYTDIMGFQVVERTETPHRSAILARADIQMRLVENGGDPTQDGCAFEVTDVEAVLNEFRGNGLAKELSDISIEKNESGIWRVFYVIAPDGLCYWLGEKQPA; translated from the coding sequence ATGACCTTTAAGAATGCATGGGGCTATAAAGGCGACGCAATGAACCTGCCCGTCGCCGACATTGATAATGCCCTATCGTTCTATACGGACATCATGGGGTTTCAAGTCGTCGAGCGAACCGAAACTCCGCACCGTTCAGCGATTCTTGCCCGTGCTGATATTCAAATGAGGCTCGTCGAAAACGGCGGCGATCCGACGCAGGATGGCTGTGCATTTGAGGTAACCGACGTCGAGGCCGTTTTGAATGAGTTCAGAGGCAACGGACTTGCGAAAGAGCTATCGGATATTAGTATCGAAAAGAACGAGAGCGGCATTTGGCGAGTGTTTTACGTGATCGCTCCTGACGGCCTTTGCTACTGGCTCGGTGAAAAGCAGCCTGCATAA